The following proteins are encoded in a genomic region of Sorangiineae bacterium MSr12523:
- a CDS encoding type I polyketide synthase, whose translation MSAVSEAKLTEYLRRMTHELHAAKAYAQQLEEKAREPIAIVAMACRMPGGVRSPEELWDLLREGRDAVSDLPDNRGWDVEALYDPDPDAKGKSSTRRGGFLYDADHFDPTFFGISPRETLVIDPQQRLLLEISWETFERAGVDPTTLTGSQTGIFVGVVYNDYGARLVDVPDGLEGYVGMGSSGSMASGRIAYTFGLQGPTVTIDTACSSSLVAIHLACQALRQGECSLALAGGVTVMATPGGFTALSRQRGLSPDGRCRAFSADANGSGLGEGAGMLLLERLSDAKRNGHPILAVVRGSAVNQDGKSQGPTAPNGPAQERVIRQALESARLGPEAIDAVEAHGTGTTLGDPIEAQALFATYGRAHSKEMPLWLGSLKSNVSHTQAAAGVGGVIKMVLAMQNGVLPKTLHAESPSPHIDWSSGAIRLLHEPVAWTNVAERPRRAGVSSFGISGTNAHVVLEEAPALDRDPRVPRVGPSAKAVPLVISGKTAPALRAQAERLHAHLAAHPELELTDVACALATTRTHFKHRAALVVCDREQAMAGLEAIGRGEVPSNAAVEQSTGERREGADIVFVFPGRGSPWPDVTHSLLESSPAFREQLEACARAFPTQDTESRSFSMAVALAAHWRSMGITPDAVVGHGDGEIVAAYVAGALSLEDAAAIVASRSRLRALFAGRDRMASVDLPHAELAPYLAPFGTRVRVAAINAPRSCIVAGPSDDIEALLRALESNQIFALKLAAEAMALPAHLDPAVAGLEGIRPQPERIPLYSSVKGTKIDGAALDARYWIEALERPALFEAATQSLLAEGYRFFVEISAHPVLVLPLQETLEDRNAGHAAAVGSLWQDEGHIERLLLSLGELHARGCAVDWKAFFQPYEARRVNLPTYAFQRQRFWLEARPVLPVPDTAKPQPTASFEAAGEGMGPIESAVAGVWAEILGTAPGLHDSFFELGGQSLMATQILLRLADTFDVEVPLADMLANPTVAHTASRIEALLLERVAALSDDQIEHELAHSPLENASP comes from the coding sequence ATGTCAGCAGTTAGTGAAGCCAAGCTCACCGAATACCTCCGGCGCATGACGCACGAGCTGCATGCCGCGAAGGCCTACGCGCAGCAGCTCGAGGAGAAGGCACGGGAGCCGATTGCCATCGTGGCCATGGCCTGCCGCATGCCCGGCGGCGTGCGCTCGCCCGAGGAGCTGTGGGACCTTCTGCGCGAAGGCCGCGACGCGGTCTCCGACTTGCCCGACAACCGCGGGTGGGACGTCGAAGCGCTCTACGATCCGGATCCCGACGCCAAGGGAAAGAGTTCCACGCGGCGCGGGGGCTTTCTCTACGACGCCGATCACTTCGACCCCACGTTCTTCGGCATCAGCCCGCGCGAGACGCTGGTCATCGACCCGCAGCAGCGCCTGCTCCTGGAGATCTCGTGGGAGACCTTCGAGCGCGCAGGGGTCGACCCCACGACCCTCACCGGCTCGCAGACCGGCATCTTCGTCGGCGTGGTCTACAACGACTACGGGGCGAGGTTGGTCGATGTGCCCGATGGGCTCGAGGGGTACGTCGGAATGGGCAGCTCGGGAAGCATGGCCTCGGGCCGCATCGCGTACACCTTTGGCCTGCAGGGGCCGACCGTCACCATCGACACGGCCTGCAGCTCGTCGCTCGTGGCGATTCACCTGGCCTGCCAGGCGTTGCGCCAGGGCGAATGCTCGCTCGCCCTCGCGGGCGGCGTCACGGTCATGGCCACGCCGGGCGGCTTCACGGCACTGAGCCGCCAGCGCGGCCTCTCACCCGATGGACGATGCCGGGCGTTCTCGGCGGACGCGAACGGCTCGGGGCTCGGTGAGGGCGCGGGCATGCTCCTGCTCGAGCGCCTCTCCGACGCGAAGCGGAATGGGCACCCGATCCTGGCGGTCGTCCGCGGCTCGGCGGTCAATCAGGACGGCAAAAGCCAAGGGCCGACGGCCCCCAATGGTCCCGCGCAGGAGCGCGTCATTCGCCAGGCGCTCGAAAGCGCCCGCCTCGGCCCCGAGGCCATCGACGCCGTCGAGGCCCACGGCACCGGCACCACGTTGGGCGATCCCATCGAGGCGCAGGCGCTCTTTGCGACCTACGGCCGCGCGCACTCGAAGGAGATGCCGCTCTGGCTGGGGAGCCTCAAATCCAACGTGAGCCACACCCAGGCGGCCGCCGGTGTGGGTGGCGTCATCAAGATGGTGCTGGCCATGCAAAACGGCGTTTTGCCCAAGACGCTGCACGCGGAAAGCCCTTCGCCGCACATCGATTGGTCGTCGGGGGCCATTCGGCTCCTCCACGAGCCCGTCGCCTGGACCAACGTCGCCGAGCGCCCCCGGCGGGCGGGCGTCTCCTCGTTCGGCATCAGCGGGACGAATGCGCACGTCGTCCTGGAGGAGGCACCGGCCCTGGATCGCGACCCACGCGTCCCGCGCGTCGGCCCGTCGGCGAAGGCCGTGCCGCTCGTCATTTCGGGCAAGACCGCGCCCGCGCTGCGAGCCCAGGCCGAACGGCTCCACGCGCACCTGGCCGCGCACCCCGAGCTCGAACTCACCGACGTCGCCTGCGCGCTCGCCACCACGCGCACGCACTTCAAGCATCGCGCCGCGCTCGTCGTTTGCGATCGCGAGCAGGCCATGGCCGGCCTCGAGGCCATCGGCCGCGGGGAGGTTCCGTCGAACGCCGCCGTGGAGCAAAGCACCGGCGAGCGCCGCGAGGGAGCGGACATCGTCTTCGTGTTCCCGGGGCGGGGCTCGCCGTGGCCGGACGTGACGCATTCGCTGCTCGAAAGCTCGCCGGCCTTCCGCGAGCAACTCGAGGCCTGCGCGCGCGCATTTCCCACGCAGGACACGGAATCCAGGTCCTTCTCCATGGCCGTCGCCCTCGCCGCGCATTGGCGCTCGATGGGCATCACGCCCGATGCGGTCGTGGGGCACGGCGACGGCGAGATTGTCGCCGCGTACGTGGCCGGCGCGCTCTCGCTGGAGGATGCCGCCGCGATTGTCGCTTCCCGCAGCCGTTTGCGCGCGCTCTTCGCAGGGCGCGACCGCATGGCCTCCGTCGATCTCCCACACGCCGAGCTCGCGCCGTACCTCGCTCCGTTCGGCACGCGCGTGCGCGTCGCCGCCATCAACGCACCCCGCTCCTGCATCGTCGCTGGACCTTCGGACGACATCGAGGCCCTGCTTCGCGCGCTCGAGTCGAACCAGATCTTCGCCCTGAAGCTCGCGGCCGAAGCCATGGCCTTGCCGGCACACCTCGACCCGGCCGTCGCCGGACTCGAAGGCATCCGCCCGCAACCCGAGCGCATCCCGCTGTACTCCTCGGTGAAAGGGACGAAAATCGACGGCGCCGCACTCGACGCCCGCTACTGGATCGAGGCGCTCGAGCGGCCTGCGCTCTTCGAGGCGGCCACCCAGAGCTTGCTCGCCGAAGGGTACCGCTTCTTCGTCGAGATCAGCGCGCATCCGGTGCTCGTGCTGCCGCTGCAGGAGACCCTGGAAGACCGCAACGCCGGCCATGCCGCCGCCGTGGGCTCGCTCTGGCAGGACGAAGGACACATCGAGCGCCTCTTGCTGTCTCTCGGCGAGCTGCACGCACGCGGGTGCGCGGTCGATTGGAAAGCCTTTTTCCAGCCGTACGAAGCGCGCCGCGTGAACCTTCCCACGTACGCCTTTCAACGCCAGCGATTCTGGCTCGAGGCCCGTCCGGTCCTGCCCGTGCCCGACACCGCGAAGCCGCAGCCTACCGCGTCCTTCGAGGCGGCGGGCGAGGGCATGGGCCCGATCGAAAGCGCCGTGGCCGGCGTGTGGGCCGAGATTCTCGGCACGGCGCCGGGCCTCCACGACAGCTTTTTCGAGCTCGGGGGCCAATCGCTGATGGCCACGCAGATCCTTCTGCGCCTTGCCGACACGTTCGACGTCGAGGTCCCGCTGGCCGACATGCTCGCAAACCCGACGGTCGCCCACACCGCTTCGCGGATCGAAGCCCTCCTGCTCGAGCGTGTGGCCGCCCTTTCCGACGACCAGATCGAGCACGAGCTCGCCCACTCGCCCCTGGAGAACGCCTCGCCATGA